The Halosimplex litoreum genome has a window encoding:
- a CDS encoding VOC family protein, whose translation MSGIVFFRTEDEARVVEFYRERVGAETWLEQDGCTILRHGDLKLGFCGREETDDCGIVTFYYDDRERVDELYERLEDRARGPPEVDEQYEIYRFFADDPDGRTVEFQTFLHPLPGDE comes from the coding sequence GTGAGCGGGATCGTGTTCTTCCGGACCGAAGACGAGGCGCGCGTCGTCGAGTTCTACCGCGAACGGGTCGGCGCCGAGACGTGGCTCGAACAGGACGGCTGTACGATCCTCCGCCACGGTGACCTGAAGCTCGGGTTCTGCGGCCGCGAGGAGACCGACGACTGCGGGATCGTGACCTTCTACTACGACGACCGCGAGCGCGTCGACGAGCTGTACGAACGCCTGGAAGACCGTGCGCGGGGCCCGCCCGAAGTCGACGAGCAGTACGAGATCTACCGCTTTTTCGCCGACGACCCCGACGGCCGTACCGTCGAGTTCCAGACGTTCCTGCACCCGCTGCCTGGCGACGAGTAG
- a CDS encoding glycosyltransferase, producing MRVAFVSMETTHYRDTEGARRLERVARTLAARGHDVTVFCTQFWEGTDETVERDGVVYRGVTISPTLTSFAVRLPALLAISDPDIVHARPEPPVGVLAASLGGTLARVPLVVEWFGDESVDDSRFADRAATLPDMVDTPSEMVRTRVRERGATADTTQVVPESVDMTTVRETDPAEEVDVVYAHPLDGSANLESFLLGLAELRDRDWSATIVGDGPEREGYERQVRDLRIDDRVEFVGACDRTERVAYYKGAHAFVQTAYREYFATELLWALACGCVGIVEYQAESSAHELIEEVERSFRATDPEQIADAIVDAGEFDRLTVDEDYADYDHDAVLERYLQTYRDLQSEYGLL from the coding sequence ATGCGCGTCGCGTTCGTCTCGATGGAGACGACTCACTATCGCGACACCGAAGGCGCCCGCCGGCTCGAACGCGTCGCACGAACCCTCGCCGCCCGCGGCCACGACGTGACCGTCTTCTGCACGCAGTTCTGGGAAGGGACCGACGAGACCGTCGAGCGCGACGGCGTCGTCTACCGCGGGGTCACCATCTCCCCGACGCTCACCTCCTTCGCCGTCCGCCTGCCCGCCCTGCTCGCTATCTCCGACCCCGATATCGTCCACGCCCGGCCCGAGCCGCCGGTGGGCGTCCTCGCCGCGAGCCTCGGCGGGACGCTGGCTCGCGTCCCACTCGTCGTCGAGTGGTTCGGCGACGAGTCGGTCGACGACTCGCGGTTCGCCGACCGCGCCGCCACGCTCCCCGACATGGTCGATACACCGTCCGAGATGGTCCGCACGCGAGTCCGCGAGCGCGGCGCGACCGCCGACACCACCCAGGTCGTCCCCGAGAGCGTCGACATGACGACGGTCAGGGAGACCGACCCCGCCGAGGAGGTCGACGTCGTCTACGCCCACCCCCTCGACGGGAGCGCCAACCTGGAGAGTTTCCTGCTCGGGCTCGCCGAACTACGCGACCGCGACTGGTCGGCGACGATCGTCGGCGACGGCCCCGAGCGCGAGGGCTACGAACGGCAGGTCCGGGACCTGCGTATCGACGACCGGGTCGAGTTCGTCGGCGCCTGCGACCGCACCGAGCGGGTGGCGTACTACAAGGGCGCCCACGCGTTCGTCCAGACGGCCTATCGGGAGTACTTCGCGACCGAGCTGCTGTGGGCGCTGGCCTGCGGCTGCGTCGGCATCGTCGAGTACCAGGCCGAGTCCAGCGCCCACGAACTCATCGAGGAGGTCGAACGCAGCTTCCGGGCGACCGACCCCGAGCAGATCGCCGACGCCATCGTCGACGCCGGCGAGTTCGACCGCCTGACCGTCGACGAGGACTACGCCGACTACGACCACGACGCCGTCCTCGAACGCTACCTCCAGACGTATCGGGATCTGCAGTCCGAGTACGGGCTGCTGTAG